A single window of Flavobacterium aestivum DNA harbors:
- a CDS encoding D-2-hydroxyacid dehydrogenase, producing MKVLANDGISKSGILALEKGGFEVITTKVAQEQVANFVNENNISVVLVRSATKVRKDIIDTCPGLKIIGRGGVGMDNIDVDYAKSKGINVINTPASSSESVAELVFAHLFTGVRFLHDSNRNMPLEGDTNFDGLKKAYANGLELRGKTLGIVGIGRIGQATAKMALGLGMKVIAADMFIPQVDIKVDFFDGQSITTTIVSQSLESLLKEADFITMHVPAQETYIIGEKEFAIMKDGVGIVNCARGGVIDEVSLIRALDSEKVLFAGLDVFESEPKPEIAILMHPKISLTPHIGAATEEAQDRIGTELAQQIIDLLK from the coding sequence ATGAAAGTATTAGCAAACGACGGAATTTCTAAAAGTGGAATTCTAGCTTTAGAAAAAGGTGGATTTGAAGTTATCACTACAAAAGTGGCACAAGAACAAGTAGCCAATTTTGTAAACGAAAATAACATAAGTGTAGTTCTCGTTCGTAGTGCTACAAAAGTTCGCAAGGATATTATAGACACTTGCCCTGGATTAAAAATAATTGGTCGTGGTGGCGTAGGTATGGATAATATTGATGTAGATTATGCAAAAAGCAAAGGCATCAATGTAATCAATACTCCAGCATCATCATCGGAATCTGTTGCAGAATTGGTTTTTGCCCACTTATTTACCGGAGTTCGTTTCTTGCATGATTCAAACCGAAACATGCCTCTGGAAGGAGACACTAACTTTGACGGATTGAAAAAGGCCTATGCAAATGGACTTGAGTTAAGAGGCAAAACCTTAGGTATTGTGGGAATTGGTCGTATTGGTCAAGCTACTGCAAAAATGGCGTTAGGATTAGGTATGAAAGTTATCGCTGCAGATATGTTTATCCCTCAGGTAGATATTAAAGTAGATTTTTTTGATGGGCAATCTATAACAACAACTATTGTTTCCCAATCATTAGAATCTTTATTAAAGGAAGCTGATTTCATTACTATGCACGTTCCTGCACAAGAAACATACATTATTGGAGAAAAAGAATTCGCAATTATGAAAGATGGCGTAGGTATTGTAAACTGTGCCCGAGGCGGTGTAATTGATGAAGTTTCTCTTATAAGAGCATTAGATAGCGAAAAAGTATTATTTGCAGGATTGGATGTTTTTGAAAGTGAACCAAAACCAGAAATAGCAATATTAATGCATCCAAAAATTTCATTGACTCCACATATTGGTGCAGCTACAGAAGAAGCACAAGATAGAATTGGCACAGAATTAGCACAACAAATCATTGATTTACTAAAGTAA
- the serC gene encoding 3-phosphoserine/phosphohydroxythreonine transaminase, with the protein MKKHNYSAGPCILPQEVFEKSAQAILDFNNSGLSILEISHRSKDFVAVMNEARALVLELLGLEGKGYQALFLTGGASMEFLMVPYNLLREDGKAAYLDSGTWASGAIKEAQSFGNTTIVASSKEENYNHIPKGYTVPADADYFHCTSNNTIFGTQMTEFPSLDMPIVCDMSSDIFSRQLDFSKFDLIYAGAQKNLGPAGTTLVVIKEEILGKNGRKIPSMLDYAKHIKAESMYNTPPVFPIYASLLTLQWLKNKGGIAAIEKINNAKAALLYAEIDRNPLFKGTAVVEDRSKMNATFLLNDPEHTETFDAMWKAAGISGLSGHRSVGGYRASMYNALPIESVQVLVDVMKELEKTVQIPSFNN; encoded by the coding sequence ATGAAAAAACACAATTACAGCGCAGGACCTTGTATTTTACCACAAGAAGTATTTGAAAAATCAGCACAGGCTATTTTAGATTTTAATAATTCAGGCTTATCAATTTTAGAAATTTCGCACCGAAGTAAAGATTTTGTTGCCGTTATGAATGAAGCCAGAGCGCTTGTACTTGAACTTTTAGGATTAGAAGGCAAAGGCTATCAAGCCCTCTTTTTAACAGGAGGTGCAAGTATGGAATTTCTAATGGTTCCTTACAATTTATTAAGAGAAGACGGAAAAGCAGCCTATTTAGACTCAGGCACTTGGGCTTCGGGTGCTATAAAAGAAGCGCAATCGTTTGGAAACACAACCATAGTAGCTTCTTCAAAAGAAGAAAATTACAATCATATTCCTAAAGGGTATACCGTACCTGCAGATGCTGATTACTTTCACTGTACAAGTAACAATACTATTTTTGGAACACAAATGACTGAATTTCCATCATTAGACATGCCAATTGTTTGTGATATGAGTTCTGATATTTTTTCAAGACAATTAGATTTTTCTAAATTTGATCTTATATATGCTGGAGCTCAAAAAAACTTGGGACCAGCTGGAACAACCTTGGTGGTTATCAAAGAAGAAATTCTAGGCAAAAACGGTCGTAAAATACCAAGCATGTTAGATTACGCCAAACATATCAAAGCAGAGAGCATGTACAACACTCCTCCTGTTTTCCCAATATATGCGTCGTTATTGACTTTACAATGGTTAAAAAATAAAGGTGGTATAGCTGCAATAGAAAAAATAAACAATGCCAAAGCTGCCTTGCTTTATGCAGAAATCGACAGAAACCCATTGTTTAAAGGAACAGCAGTTGTTGAAGACCGTTCGAAAATGAATGCAACTTTCCTATTGAATGATCCGGAACATACAGAAACTTTTGATGCTATGTGGAAAGCTGCCGGAATATCAGGATTGTCAGGACACCGTTCTGTTGGCGGTTATAGAGCTTCTATGTACAATGCTCTACCAATAGAAAGCGTACAGGTTTTAGTCGATGTCATGAAGGAGCTTGAAAAAACGGTTCAGATACCGTCATTCAATAATTAA
- a CDS encoding TonB-dependent receptor: MKKLTLFLFLLNATFLFAQKEITGVVKDHTGGTLPGVNVTEKGTSNGVATELDGTYKITVKEGATLVFSYVGYNSVEKAANQSVIEVTLSQEGGQNLQEVVVVGSRNAKRTVVNSAVPIDVISMKDVTTQSGKIEVNQLLQYVAPSFNANKQSGSDGADHVDPASLRGMGPDQTLVLINGKRRHQSSLVTLYGTRGRGNTGTDLNAIPASAIKRIEILRDGAAAQYGSDAIAGVINIVLNDNVEQLNGSITYGAFNTNAKGDFLPGTPNTKDFRLDENGNGNTYGKNKTFDGNAVKLGANYGVAIGKNGGFANFTTEYFSKDKVLRPGYDFRKGFGEASMDSYNFSANFSLPVSDKTDFYAFAGRNYRDTDAYAFTRNSGAANVVESVYPGGYTPRITSIILDNSVTAGVRTVTNNGWKVDISNTYGINKFHYTIKGTMNPSLLEASPLEFDAGGHSLAQNTTNFDFSKNYDSILKGMNLAFGAEYRTENFIIFAGQEASYSTYDTDKQVITNPATQSPPIDPVSGEPRPGSSQGFPGYSPYNAVDKNRSNLSLYADSELDITNSFMLSGAVRYENYSDFGSTINGKLASRLKITDKINLRGSISTGFRAPSLAQAYYGLHFTNIDSNGATEILLSPNNSPITKSFGIQKLKEETALNGSLGATASFGDFTATVDGYYIKIKDRIVLTSYFDASGLGLGVDQTQFFANAADTKTLGLDVVLAWKKRFGDSNLSATLVGNINHMEITKVNNGNLDAETFFGKREQAFLLASAPDSKFGLNLNYSRKKFDAGLAFTHFSEVVLIDYSGSEDVYSPKTITDLTVGYQITKELKLTVGSNNLFNVYPDKQDETGNTEAGGYWDAVQMGFNGAYYYARLGFTF, encoded by the coding sequence ATGAAAAAATTAACTTTATTCTTATTTTTATTAAACGCCACGTTTCTTTTTGCTCAAAAAGAAATCACCGGTGTCGTAAAAGACCATACCGGCGGAACTCTCCCTGGTGTTAATGTTACCGAAAAAGGAACCTCTAATGGAGTCGCTACAGAATTAGACGGAACTTATAAAATTACCGTAAAAGAAGGAGCAACACTTGTTTTTAGCTATGTTGGTTACAATAGTGTCGAAAAAGCAGCCAATCAATCTGTAATAGAAGTTACTTTATCACAAGAAGGAGGGCAAAATCTTCAGGAGGTTGTAGTTGTAGGATCTAGAAACGCCAAAAGAACTGTAGTCAATTCTGCAGTGCCTATTGATGTCATCAGCATGAAAGATGTTACTACTCAAAGCGGAAAAATTGAAGTTAATCAATTATTGCAATATGTTGCACCCTCTTTTAATGCTAACAAACAATCAGGTTCTGATGGAGCCGATCACGTTGACCCAGCGTCTTTAAGAGGAATGGGACCTGACCAAACTTTAGTTTTAATCAACGGAAAAAGAAGACATCAATCCTCACTTGTTACCCTTTACGGGACGCGTGGTAGAGGAAATACTGGAACAGACTTGAATGCCATTCCTGCCTCAGCTATCAAAAGAATTGAAATTTTGAGAGATGGCGCCGCCGCACAATACGGTTCTGATGCTATTGCCGGTGTAATCAATATTGTTCTAAATGATAATGTTGAACAACTAAATGGTTCTATCACTTATGGTGCATTCAACACCAATGCAAAAGGTGATTTTTTACCGGGAACTCCCAATACCAAAGATTTCAGATTAGACGAGAATGGAAATGGTAATACGTATGGCAAAAACAAAACCTTTGATGGTAATGCTGTAAAACTTGGAGCTAACTACGGAGTTGCAATTGGCAAGAATGGTGGTTTTGCTAATTTCACAACAGAATATTTCAGCAAAGACAAAGTACTGCGCCCTGGATATGATTTCCGAAAAGGATTTGGAGAGGCATCAATGGATAGCTATAATTTTTCTGCCAATTTCTCTCTTCCTGTTTCTGACAAAACTGATTTTTATGCTTTTGCAGGAAGAAATTACAGAGACACAGACGCTTATGCTTTTACAAGAAATAGTGGTGCTGCCAATGTGGTAGAATCGGTTTATCCTGGAGGATATACTCCAAGAATTACCTCTATCATTCTGGATAATTCTGTTACTGCTGGAGTTAGAACCGTAACTAATAACGGCTGGAAAGTTGACATTAGTAATACATACGGAATAAACAAGTTTCACTACACTATCAAAGGAACTATGAACCCTTCATTATTAGAAGCTTCACCTTTAGAATTTGATGCAGGTGGACATAGTTTAGCTCAAAACACTACCAATTTTGATTTCTCAAAAAATTATGATAGCATTCTAAAAGGAATGAACTTAGCTTTTGGAGCTGAATACAGAACCGAGAACTTTATCATTTTTGCAGGTCAGGAAGCCTCATACTCAACTTATGACACTGACAAACAAGTTATCACTAATCCTGCAACTCAATCACCTCCAATTGATCCTGTTTCTGGCGAACCAAGACCTGGAAGTTCTCAAGGTTTCCCAGGATATAGCCCTTACAATGCAGTTGATAAAAACCGTAGCAACCTTTCCTTATATGCTGACTCCGAATTGGACATTACAAATAGTTTCATGTTAAGCGGTGCTGTGCGTTATGAGAACTATAGTGACTTTGGTAGCACTATCAACGGAAAATTAGCTTCAAGGCTTAAAATTACAGATAAAATCAACCTAAGAGGATCTATCAGTACTGGGTTCCGTGCTCCTTCATTGGCTCAAGCCTACTATGGTTTGCATTTTACCAATATAGATTCAAATGGCGCAACAGAAATTTTGCTTTCTCCTAACAACAGCCCAATTACTAAATCTTTTGGAATTCAAAAACTAAAAGAAGAAACAGCCTTAAACGGCTCTCTTGGTGCAACAGCTTCTTTTGGTGATTTCACAGCTACAGTAGATGGTTACTATATTAAAATTAAAGACAGAATTGTATTGACAAGCTATTTTGACGCATCTGGTTTAGGATTAGGCGTAGATCAAACACAATTTTTTGCTAATGCTGCAGACACAAAGACTCTTGGTTTAGATGTTGTTCTTGCTTGGAAGAAAAGATTTGGCGACTCAAATCTTAGTGCTACACTTGTTGGAAACATAAACCACATGGAAATTACTAAGGTAAATAATGGCAATCTAGACGCAGAAACTTTCTTTGGTAAACGTGAACAAGCCTTCTTATTAGCATCGGCTCCAGATAGTAAATTTGGTTTAAACCTTAATTATTCTAGAAAGAAATTCGATGCAGGATTAGCCTTTACCCATTTCAGTGAAGTGGTTTTAATTGATTATTCTGGATCAGAAGATGTTTATAGCCCAAAAACTATAACCGATTTAACTGTTGGATACCAAATCACAAAGGAATTAAAACTAACTGTTGGTAGCAATAACTTATTCAATGTTTATCCAGACAAACAAGACGAAACTGGAAACACAGAAGCCGGAGGATATTGGGATGCTGTACAAATGGGTTTCAACGGAGCCTACTACTACGCAAGATTAGGATTTACTTTCTAA
- a CDS encoding ABC transporter ATP-binding protein, with amino-acid sequence MIHAKNIHKFYDQLEVLKGVDLHIKKGEIVSIVGASGAGKTTLLQILGTLDKPSSVKTDGENQTSLHINKEDILKMNDKSLSKFRNLNLGFIFQFHQLLPEFTALENVCIPAYIANKSKAETEKEAKKLLDYLGLSHRIDHKPNELSGGEQQRVAVARALINKPDVIFADEPSGNLDTHSAENLHQLFFQLRDKFGQTFVIVTHNEELANMADRKLIMIDGQISNPS; translated from the coding sequence ATGATACACGCAAAAAATATACATAAATTTTACGATCAGCTTGAAGTACTAAAAGGAGTTGATTTACACATAAAAAAAGGCGAAATTGTTTCTATTGTTGGTGCTTCGGGTGCAGGAAAAACAACACTTTTGCAAATTCTAGGGACTTTAGACAAGCCTAGTTCTGTTAAAACAGATGGAGAAAACCAAACTTCACTACACATAAATAAAGAAGATATTTTGAAAATGAATGACAAATCATTATCAAAATTCAGAAACTTAAACTTGGGATTTATTTTCCAATTTCATCAATTGCTTCCTGAATTTACAGCATTAGAAAATGTTTGTATTCCAGCATATATTGCCAATAAATCAAAAGCCGAAACTGAAAAAGAAGCCAAAAAACTATTAGATTATTTGGGATTGTCCCATAGAATAGATCACAAACCCAATGAACTTTCCGGAGGGGAACAACAACGTGTTGCTGTTGCCAGAGCGCTGATCAACAAACCTGATGTTATTTTTGCCGATGAACCTTCTGGGAATTTAGACACTCATTCTGCCGAAAATCTTCATCAGTTATTTTTTCAACTTCGAGATAAATTTGGGCAAACTTTTGTGATAGTAACCCACAATGAAGAACTTGCCAATATGGCTGACAGAAAACTAATAATGATTGATGGACAAATCAGTAACCCATCATAA
- a CDS encoding DUF6146 family protein, translating to MKNLIYISIILLAIIGCSSSQSTVPTKDTSKAESKDTIKIANKDLNYEVIIIESGFDTWLNSTAHPRGFYSQKYLEDKNYRYIMEWNNRVSQPLRYSPNLYEMRIDYDPNIDYGYEVNYLIYNYMIYFQNKYKQKLYGYVPPR from the coding sequence ATGAAAAATTTAATTTATATATCGATTATTCTTTTGGCAATTATAGGGTGCAGTAGTTCACAATCCACTGTCCCAACAAAGGATACCTCAAAAGCGGAAAGCAAAGACACCATAAAAATTGCTAATAAAGACTTAAATTATGAAGTTATTATCATTGAATCTGGATTTGATACTTGGTTAAATTCAACTGCTCATCCTAGAGGGTTTTATTCACAAAAATATTTAGAAGATAAAAATTACCGATATATTATGGAATGGAACAACCGTGTTTCACAACCTCTAAGATACAGTCCTAATTTATACGAAATGAGAATCGATTACGATCCAAATATTGATTATGGTTATGAAGTAAACTATCTTATTTATAATTACATGATCTACTTTCAAAACAAATACAAACAAAAACTATATGGCTATGTCCCTCCAAGATAA
- a CDS encoding acyl-CoA reductase, translating into MTLETKKNAFIELGKFLSQFNEGNCTKKDAVFGNDLFFEKFTDLIQLSQSYNGWFTPEQVFFSVQSWAKALTKENLDQWLSKYDFSEVKPKKVALILAGNIPLVGFHDFLSVLITGHTVLVKTSSNDQHLLPFIANYLIAFEPQFADKIEFVEGKLENFDAVIATGSNNTARYFEYYFKDKPSIIRKNRNSVAVLNGSETQEQLTALGEDIFRYFGLGCRNVSKLFVPKDYSFAPFFEAIFKYQDVIHYEKYANNYDYNKAVFLMSNFKLLDNGFLTLKEDSSYASPISSIFYEYYDDLNDLKKRLESEKDQIQCTISISLEENSIDFGQSQLPNLWDYADNIDTITFLLIRLD; encoded by the coding sequence ATGACATTAGAAACAAAAAAAAATGCATTTATTGAATTAGGAAAATTCTTAAGCCAATTTAACGAAGGGAATTGTACAAAGAAAGATGCTGTATTTGGTAATGATTTGTTTTTTGAAAAATTTACCGACTTAATTCAACTTTCACAATCTTATAATGGCTGGTTTACACCAGAACAAGTCTTTTTTTCAGTTCAATCCTGGGCCAAAGCCCTGACGAAAGAAAACCTGGACCAATGGCTTTCTAAATATGATTTTAGCGAAGTAAAACCTAAAAAGGTTGCATTGATCCTTGCCGGTAATATTCCTCTGGTTGGTTTTCACGATTTTTTATCGGTATTAATAACCGGACATACAGTTTTGGTAAAAACCTCATCAAACGACCAGCATCTTTTGCCTTTTATAGCCAATTACCTTATAGCATTTGAGCCACAATTTGCTGACAAAATCGAATTTGTAGAAGGGAAATTAGAAAATTTTGATGCCGTAATTGCAACGGGTAGTAACAATACCGCTCGATATTTTGAATACTATTTCAAAGACAAACCTTCTATCATAAGAAAAAACAGAAACTCCGTTGCTGTTTTAAACGGATCTGAAACCCAAGAGCAATTAACCGCTTTAGGCGAAGATATTTTTAGGTATTTTGGTTTAGGCTGTAGAAATGTATCTAAACTTTTTGTACCAAAAGACTACTCCTTTGCTCCTTTTTTTGAAGCCATTTTTAAATACCAAGATGTCATTCATTATGAAAAATATGCTAATAATTACGATTACAACAAAGCGGTTTTCTTAATGAGTAATTTCAAATTACTGGATAATGGATTTTTGACCCTAAAAGAAGACTCAAGTTATGCCTCACCGATTTCGAGTATTTTTTATGAATATTATGATGATCTAAATGATTTGAAAAAGCGTCTGGAAAGTGAAAAAGACCAAATACAATGCACAATAAGTATCAGTTTAGAAGAAAATAGTATCGATTTTGGTCAATCTCAGTTGCCAAATCTGTGGGATTATGCTGACAATATCGACACTATAACGTTTTTGTTAATAAGATTAGACTAA
- a CDS encoding TIGR02757 family protein: protein MTFQELKSFLDEKVVLYNNTDFIESDPVQIPHLFSQKEDIEIAGFLSATIAWGNRKMIIKNSHQMMELMGNSPYDFVMTHKETDLERLETFVHRTFNGQDFIGFIKGLQHIYKNHGGLETVFSTNLGEDNLQKNIHEFKKLFFEIPHLDRTQKHISDPLRGSAAKRINMYLRWMVRQDNKGVDLGIWKSISPALLSCPLDVHSGNVARKLGLLTRKQNDGKALAELDLKLRELDPTDPVKYDFALFGLGVFEGF from the coding sequence ATGACTTTTCAAGAACTCAAATCTTTCCTGGACGAAAAAGTAGTGCTATACAACAACACGGATTTTATCGAGAGTGATCCCGTTCAAATTCCGCATTTGTTTTCTCAAAAAGAAGATATAGAAATTGCTGGGTTCCTGAGTGCCACCATTGCTTGGGGTAATAGAAAAATGATTATCAAAAATTCGCATCAAATGATGGAATTGATGGGAAATTCACCCTACGATTTTGTAATGACACATAAGGAAACCGACTTAGAGCGCTTAGAAACCTTTGTTCATCGTACTTTTAACGGGCAAGATTTCATAGGGTTTATAAAAGGTTTACAACATATTTATAAAAATCATGGTGGATTAGAAACTGTCTTCAGCACTAACTTAGGCGAAGATAATTTACAAAAAAACATTCACGAATTCAAAAAATTGTTTTTTGAAATTCCACATCTCGACCGAACCCAAAAACACATTTCTGACCCTTTAAGAGGATCGGCAGCCAAGAGAATCAACATGTACCTAAGATGGATGGTTCGTCAGGACAATAAAGGTGTTGACTTAGGTATCTGGAAATCTATTTCGCCTGCACTCCTATCCTGCCCTCTGGATGTTCATTCCGGAAATGTAGCACGAAAACTAGGCTTGCTTACACGAAAACAAAACGATGGAAAAGCATTAGCCGAATTGGATTTAAAACTTAGGGAGTTAGACCCAACTGACCCCGTAAAATATGATTTTGCATTATTTGGACTAGGTGTTTTTGAAGGTTTTTAG
- a CDS encoding DUF937 domain-containing protein: MFEQLTQLVQQFGQEAVVKNDAIPNEQNEAVMEEAGNSIFSSLQKMASEGGSEKLAGLLQGNNAQDSSNPAVQQITQQLTGSLGEKFGLNSDTASGVAGSLIPQILGGLVNKANDPNDSFQISDLVGAITGGGTQTTGIMDTISKYGTQFGLDQNADGKLDMQDAITATKSKGGIGGFLSKLFGK, encoded by the coding sequence ATGTTTGAGCAACTTACACAATTAGTACAACAATTTGGTCAAGAAGCTGTTGTAAAAAATGATGCAATTCCAAATGAACAAAATGAGGCAGTAATGGAAGAAGCCGGCAACTCTATATTCTCCAGTTTACAAAAAATGGCTTCCGAAGGTGGTTCCGAAAAACTAGCAGGATTACTACAAGGCAATAACGCTCAAGACAGCTCAAATCCAGCCGTTCAGCAAATCACACAACAGCTCACAGGAAGCTTAGGGGAAAAATTTGGTTTAAATAGCGACACAGCCTCTGGTGTAGCAGGAAGTCTGATTCCACAAATTTTGGGAGGACTTGTAAACAAAGCAAATGATCCTAATGACAGTTTTCAAATTAGTGATTTAGTTGGTGCTATTACCGGTGGTGGCACACAAACAACAGGCATTATGGATACCATTTCAAAATACGGCACACAATTTGGGCTTGATCAAAATGCAGATGGAAAACTCGATATGCAGGATGCTATAACGGCAACCAAAAGCAAAGGAGGAATTGGCGGATTTCTCAGCAAATTATTCGGTAAATAA
- a CDS encoding DUF6787 family protein, which yields MGGLKQRWGLTSNFQLTIIIIVFAITGSASAWLSKPVCLWLGITKEDLGLWFTPVRLILIFPIYQVLLVAIGFLFGQFKFFWAFEKKMLKGMGLGFLIKE from the coding sequence ATGGGAGGATTAAAACAACGTTGGGGATTAACATCCAATTTTCAACTTACAATAATTATTATCGTTTTTGCAATAACAGGATCTGCATCGGCTTGGCTCTCAAAACCGGTTTGTTTGTGGTTGGGAATAACTAAAGAAGATTTAGGTCTTTGGTTTACCCCTGTCCGATTAATTCTTATTTTCCCAATCTATCAAGTTTTATTAGTAGCCATAGGGTTTCTCTTTGGTCAGTTTAAATTCTTTTGGGCCTTTGAGAAAAAAATGCTTAAAGGTATGGGCTTAGGCTTTTTGATTAAAGAGTAA
- a CDS encoding 4Fe-4S dicluster domain-containing protein: MAIIITDECINCGACEPECPNTAIYEGADDWRYKDGTKLTGKVILPDGTEVDAEDAQTPISDEIYYIVPGKCTECKGFHDEPQCAAVCPVDCCIPDDNHVESEETLLNRQAFLHGE, translated from the coding sequence ATGGCAATTATAATAACCGACGAATGTATCAATTGTGGGGCTTGTGAACCAGAGTGCCCAAATACAGCTATTTATGAAGGAGCTGACGATTGGAGATATAAAGATGGAACAAAACTAACAGGAAAAGTAATTTTACCTGATGGTACGGAAGTTGATGCTGAAGATGCACAAACACCTATTTCTGACGAAATATATTACATTGTTCCAGGAAAATGTACTGAGTGTAAAGGATTTCACGATGAGCCACAATGTGCTGCTGTGTGTCCTGTAGATTGTTGTATACCAGATGATAATCATGTTGAGTCTGAAGAAACACTATTAAATAGACAAGCTTTTTTACATGGCGAATAG
- a CDS encoding HEAT repeat domain-containing protein: MDRYIHYFVLIGLPILIGSFTLLVLFLILNRFRYDLFRPKYESAKSKIDSFLTSIIFSPFDENNFKIEIEQFKKEIPFKKKWCKKLLLNEIIFLKLNLKGDITNTFHFLYESFDLFEYTKKLLKSKRFYIKCIGMYHLESLEYEKGKMYIIPFLNHKNKNVQSSAFLSLISLDPDKLETLLDFSHQITIAEEIKIMDILHQKKTKIPTNLSQWIHSDNASIIKLGLKLMMFYNFTNDNEAIVELLRHEDELVRLEAISAINFLYIHEAEPILIEQFHQEDTQNKLEIFNTLAVIGTTDSENFIAGLLKDKTIENNKLDAVYCLHKINSEYFNVHFQDDYDVQKMVKHVKTPYL; this comes from the coding sequence ATGGATAGATATATTCATTATTTTGTCCTCATAGGTTTACCAATACTAATAGGTAGCTTTACGCTATTAGTATTATTTCTAATCTTGAATAGATTTAGATATGACTTGTTTAGACCTAAATATGAATCTGCAAAAAGTAAAATTGATAGTTTTCTAACATCAATAATTTTTTCTCCATTCGACGAAAATAATTTCAAAATAGAAATAGAACAATTCAAAAAAGAAATTCCTTTTAAAAAAAAATGGTGCAAAAAATTATTACTGAATGAAATTATTTTTTTGAAGCTAAACCTAAAAGGAGATATTACCAATACTTTTCATTTTCTATATGAAAGCTTTGATTTATTTGAATACACAAAAAAGCTCTTAAAAAGCAAGCGATTTTATATAAAGTGCATTGGGATGTACCATTTGGAATCTTTAGAATATGAAAAAGGGAAAATGTACATTATCCCTTTTTTAAACCACAAAAACAAAAATGTTCAATCCAGTGCCTTTTTGAGTTTAATTTCATTAGATCCCGATAAATTAGAAACATTATTAGATTTTTCACATCAAATTACAATTGCTGAGGAAATCAAAATAATGGATATTCTTCATCAGAAAAAAACAAAAATCCCCACTAATTTAAGTCAGTGGATACATTCTGACAATGCATCAATCATAAAACTCGGATTGAAATTAATGATGTTTTACAACTTTACCAATGATAATGAAGCTATTGTAGAGCTATTAAGACATGAAGATGAATTGGTTCGATTAGAAGCAATTTCTGCAATAAACTTTTTATACATACATGAAGCAGAACCCATATTGATTGAGCAATTTCATCAGGAAGACACACAAAACAAATTAGAGATTTTTAATACTTTGGCCGTTATCGGGACTACTGACTCTGAAAATTTCATAGCTGGATTATTAAAAGACAAAACCATCGAAAACAATAAACTCGATGCTGTTTATTGCTTACACAAAATAAATTCTGAGTATTTTAATGTTCATTTCCAAGATGATTATGATGTACAAAAAATGGTCAAACACGTAAAAACCCCATATCTATGA